AAAGTCAGGCCGGGACCGTACCTTGGCAAAGAGTCATCAATGCGCAAGGCCAGATCTCTTTCAAAGGAGATGCCATACGCGCCGGTTTACAGAAACAGATTCTCATCGGTGAAAAAATAAAATTCGATGCAAACGATACGATTGATTTGAAAAAATTCGCATGGAATCCCAAAGGTCTCTTATGAAAAATTTCCCTATTACTCTTTCCATAGCAGGTTCCGATTCGGGAGGAGGAGCAGGTGTCCAAGCGGATCTCAAAACTTTTTCATCCTTAGGTACATTCGGAACTACCGCCTTCACTTGTTTGACGGCACAAAACCCCGACGGAGTGACCGCTATCCATGAGATCCCTACTTCTTTTATCAAAGCACAGTTAGACGCAGTGCTTGATTATTTTCCCGTATCTGCCTGCAAAACCGGTATGTTATTCTCGGAAGAAATCATTGATGCCGTCTGGGAAATGTTGAAATCAAAACCCGATATCAAATTGGTCGTGGATCCGGTTATGATCGCAACGAGCGGCGCCAAACTTTTGAAAGACGATGCAATCACCGCATTGAGGGAAAAACTGATTCCCATTTCTTCCCTCATCACACCGAATCTGGACGAAGCAGCACTTCTTCTAGGCGATACTATTGCTCATCATTATGAATTGGAAAATTCAGCCAAACGCCTGTTTGATATTTTCAAGGTCCCTGTCCTTTTGAAAGGGGGGCATTTGCCAAAGGCAACCGAAGCCATCGACATACTCTTCGACGGAACCTCTATTTATAATTTCAAAAAACCTTTTTTAAAAGAAAGAAATACGCATGGTACAGGCTGTACCTTTTCTTCCGCTATCACAGCATATCTTGCTCATGGACTCAGTTTGCCGGAAGCAGTAGGTCACGCGAAAGAATACATTCATAATGCGATTGAAGATTCGATTCAGACGGGTCCGACAACCCATCTGAATCATTTTCCGGACAACTGAAGTTAAACGAAGCATCAGAAAAGCCGGATGAAATGGGCAAAAAGCCGAACTTATTTTAAAAATTTTCGTTCAATTTCTAAAGTACGACGACAAAATTAGGAGTTTATAGTAAGAGGAACACATTGGGTGGCGGGTCTAGTTCCCCACCCAAATCAGGGCGGGGATACCAGAATAAAATCCAATACTGAGCGAAGAAATATTCAAAGAATCATCAGAGGAGCTGATCTTAAGGCGCAGGGATACAAATACACCACCTAATGTCTAATACTCGATGTTCAATTCCTTAATCTTCTTATCCAATGTGTTCCGATTGATTCCCAAAAACTTCGCCACTCTTGTTTTTGTATAACGGAATTTCTTCATCGCATATTGGATCAAACGGGATTCCACTTCATTCACAACAATTTCCATTGCTCTACCGTCCAAATTGTCCAATTGACTTGGGGTCAATCTCCCCGAAGCAAGATCCAAAGGTTCGGAAGAATTCATAGGCTCAGCATGAGAGGCGGACTGAATCTCCGGATGAGCTTCTTGATGTTCTTCAAAATGATCGACTATATCGGAAAAATCCTCTTCGGATAATAATTCCTCTTGGGCAAGAACCACTGCCCTTTCGATCACATTTTCCAACTCCCTTACATTTCCCGGCCAACGGTATTTCAAAAGCAATTTACTTGCTTCTCTTGTGATTCCTTTGATCACTTTATTATTATCTTTTGCGTATTTTTCCAGGAAGTGGTTGATGAGAAGTGGAATGTCTTCTGTTCTTTCACGAAGAGGAGGAGTGTTAATTTTAACAACATTTAAGCGATAAAACAAATCCGCGCGAAATTTCTTTTCTGCAACCAATTGTTCCAGTTCTGCGTTTGTAGCGGCAATAATTCTCACATCGACTTTTTTCGCTTTGACGGAACCGACCGCTTCAATCTCTCTTTCCTGCAGAACGCGTAGCAACTTCGATTGCAAATTCAAATCCATTTCTCCGATCTCATCGAGAAAGATGGAACCTGTATCCGCCATTTCAAACTTTCCTTTTTTATCGGACACAGCTCCTGTGAAGCTTCCTTTTTTATGGCCGAATAATTCGCTTTCCAATAAGTTTTCAGGAATGGCTGCACAGTTGATTTTGATAAACGGATTTTCCGAACGGGAACTGTTGTAATGAATCGCATTTGCAATCATCTCTTTACCGGTTCCCGATTCACCTGTGATCAATACGGAAGCGCGGGAATCAGCGACCAATTGGATTTTCTCAAACATCTTTTCCATGGCAGTCGCTTTACCGATGAGAGAACCGAACTTGTATTTGTTTTTCAATTCGCGTTTGAGTTGGATATTCTCTCTTGAGATTTCCTTTTTTGCTTCTTCCACAAGGCTTTGGATCTTGATGGATTGGGAAATAATAGAAGCAACTACTTGCAAAAAATCCAAATAGGATTTCAGATCGGTGTGTTTGTTTTGTACGATAAATGCGTTCACTACACCGATTATATTCTGATCGCTCAAAATAGGGGAACACAATAAACCTACGTTATGCGGATCATGCTTAAAATGCGAAAGATAACCGACCCGATTCAAAAATGCCGGGTGATTGGCAACCGATTCGATGATCATCGCTTCGCCGGATTCAAATACTTTTCCTGTAATCCCTTCTCCCGGTTGGTAGGAACCTTTGTCCATTTCCTCTTGAGACAAACCCGAGGCTGCGACAATTCTTAATACACCTTCTTCCTTATTATGAAGTACGATACTTCCTTTTTCCAAACGAAGGGATTTTTCCATCGTAACCATAATGCCTTCGAAGATTTCATTCAAATCCAAAGTGGAAGTCACTAGTTTTGAAATTTCGATCAGAGTGGTCTGGATCTTGGTTCTTTGTTCCAAATTGCGGATGGTTTGCAGGTTTTTAAAAATCTGCGCAGCTTGGTTGGCAAGTACACTTACAATCTCAAGCATCTCCGCGCTAAATGCATTCAAACGATTTGAATCGAGAGAGATCACTCCGATAATCCCGTCTTCCACAATCATGGGAGCAACTAACTCCGATTTGATCTCTTCCTTTACCTGAATGTAATCAGGATCTTTGGAAACATCATTCACCAGTTTCGCCCGCCCGGTCGATGCGGCCATCCCCGTAATCCCTTGGCCGATCTTCAATCTGGTCTCCCTTAAAATCTGTTGATTCATCCCCCGGGAAGTCACCACATCCAAAACAGCTGATTTTTCATCGATGAGCATAAGTGAGCCGGATTCTACTCCGCAAATTTGAATGCAACGATCCAAAATCAGTTCCAGCAAACCATCCGGGTCCTGGGTGGAATTCATTGCTGTAGCAACATCGTGGATCGATTGAATCGGATTGATTTTCTTTGAATTCATAATATTTTGCTCTTAAAGTTTACGGTATGTATAAAAAAAACGCAACAGCAAATGCTCAATAGCTAGCTCCAATGCATAAATAATAGGCATTTTATTCATTTTCTGTTCATTTAGACGTAGTTTTTCTCGAATACAATAGAAAAACTAACATTTGCTTATACATTAAGCACGAATCGTACCAGCTCCCTTCTCTTTTTTTGGAAAATACTTGTAGAATGTTTGAATGGAGTTCTTATATGATCCAATCCGAATGAACCAAGACCCCGTGGAAGAAACCCTCTGTTTGCTCTGTCAGGAACCTGAAGTCCCGGATGGAGTCACAAGACGCGGAAGATTTTATTGCAGAACCTGCGATCGGGAATGGATCTTAGAAAAACGCAAAATAGCCAGAGTCGGCAAAAACATACTCACCTCACAGGAAAAAACGGAATTCCTACTGGATTGTCTTTCTTTGTTCAACTCATCCATGGGGTTGGAAGATTTATTGTTCCGATTCACTGAACTCATCGCCGAGAGACTGAAAAGAGATAAAGTTGCGGTATTCATCACAAATCTAGAGTTAGGTGAAATTAGACTAGCGTATTATACCGCTCGGCAAAAAAGCCTACAAAGAGCGATCAAACGCATTCGTTTGGATTATGATTTGAGTTTCGGTGTTTTGATCGAATCCATGGCCAAAAGGGAATCCAGATTTTATGTTCTGAAAGACGAACTTCATCCTTTTTATAAATTTTATTCGGAACTCACCGGAACCAAATCCCAATTGGTAATTCCCATCATCTATGCAAATACCGCAGTAGGAATGTTAGCTGTTGATTATGAGGACGACGATTATTCCGTTTATCTGGAAGATCAGGAGATTTTACAATTAGTAGTCGGGCAATTTGCAGTATCCCTTCGCAATGCATTACTCTATTCCAAATCACAAAACCAATCCAAAAATTTTCAAAGTCTCCATACTGCCGCATTGACTCTCAGCAAACTTTATTTGGACAATCATGATGAAATGGTTCGAATGATTCTATTGACTTTATCGGGAATCGTAGAATCTTCCGTAGCCTGTTTGATTGAAAAACCGGTCAAGTCGATGAAGGTGAAGGTTTTCAAACTCATCCGTGATTTGGAGAATTTTCAAATTAGTACGGAAACAAATACGGTGGATGTTTCGACGGTCATTCATCTATTGCATGCAAAGGAAACCATCACTGTCGATCCGATCGACTACCCGGTTTTTGAATCTATCGGAGTGATCGGGAAAGAGGTAGTGATCATTCCGATCAGCCTCGAAAATGGAACCGATTGTATTTTCACTT
The nucleotide sequence above comes from Leptospira kobayashii. Encoded proteins:
- a CDS encoding MGMT family protein, coding for MVSPKKAVSSFYQDVYSMVKKVPKGKVTTYGTIAVLLGKPRAARAVGYALNALKKSQAGTVPWQRVINAQGQISFKGDAIRAGLQKQILIGEKIKFDANDTIDLKKFAWNPKGLL
- the thiD gene encoding bifunctional hydroxymethylpyrimidine kinase/phosphomethylpyrimidine kinase — translated: MKNFPITLSIAGSDSGGGAGVQADLKTFSSLGTFGTTAFTCLTAQNPDGVTAIHEIPTSFIKAQLDAVLDYFPVSACKTGMLFSEEIIDAVWEMLKSKPDIKLVVDPVMIATSGAKLLKDDAITALREKLIPISSLITPNLDEAALLLGDTIAHHYELENSAKRLFDIFKVPVLLKGGHLPKATEAIDILFDGTSIYNFKKPFLKERNTHGTGCTFSSAITAYLAHGLSLPEAVGHAKEYIHNAIEDSIQTGPTTHLNHFPDN
- a CDS encoding sigma-54-dependent Fis family transcriptional regulator produces the protein MNSTQDPDGLLELILDRCIQICGVESGSLMLIDEKSAVLDVVTSRGMNQQILRETRLKIGQGITGMAASTGRAKLVNDVSKDPDYIQVKEEIKSELVAPMIVEDGIIGVISLDSNRLNAFSAEMLEIVSVLANQAAQIFKNLQTIRNLEQRTKIQTTLIEISKLVTSTLDLNEIFEGIMVTMEKSLRLEKGSIVLHNKEEGVLRIVAASGLSQEEMDKGSYQPGEGITGKVFESGEAMIIESVANHPAFLNRVGYLSHFKHDPHNVGLLCSPILSDQNIIGVVNAFIVQNKHTDLKSYLDFLQVVASIISQSIKIQSLVEEAKKEISRENIQLKRELKNKYKFGSLIGKATAMEKMFEKIQLVADSRASVLITGESGTGKEMIANAIHYNSSRSENPFIKINCAAIPENLLESELFGHKKGSFTGAVSDKKGKFEMADTGSIFLDEIGEMDLNLQSKLLRVLQEREIEAVGSVKAKKVDVRIIAATNAELEQLVAEKKFRADLFYRLNVVKINTPPLRERTEDIPLLINHFLEKYAKDNNKVIKGITREASKLLLKYRWPGNVRELENVIERAVVLAQEELLSEEDFSDIVDHFEEHQEAHPEIQSASHAEPMNSSEPLDLASGRLTPSQLDNLDGRAMEIVVNEVESRLIQYAMKKFRYTKTRVAKFLGINRNTLDKKIKELNIEY
- a CDS encoding GAF domain-containing SpoIIE family protein phosphatase, with the translated sequence MNQDPVEETLCLLCQEPEVPDGVTRRGRFYCRTCDREWILEKRKIARVGKNILTSQEKTEFLLDCLSLFNSSMGLEDLLFRFTELIAERLKRDKVAVFITNLELGEIRLAYYTARQKSLQRAIKRIRLDYDLSFGVLIESMAKRESRFYVLKDELHPFYKFYSELTGTKSQLVIPIIYANTAVGMLAVDYEDDDYSVYLEDQEILQLVVGQFAVSLRNALLYSKSQNQSKNFQSLHTAALTLSKLYLDNHDEMVRMILLTLSGIVESSVACLIEKPVKSMKVKVFKLIRDLENFQISTETNTVDVSTVIHLLHAKETITVDPIDYPVFESIGVIGKEVVIIPISLENGTDCIFTLAKPDSRFPQDELEALNAFVSLARITMENANLYQNLSQKERLEKEIEIAKEIQATLLPRKIPDSKYLLFGGFMVPARGIGGDYYDFILSPNGKELFLCIGDVSGKGVAAGLVMATVRTILHSLVRVKDSPWEIVNDINNYLYTSYKDAATPRFMSLILIRWSLETNQILVSGAGHGLLYIHRNKTNLLEIVETGGVILGITGDISQFKNEDSIDLGKNDTLLMFTDGVTEALNKSDEQYGDHRLQESFLSSLSLEPKNQLERIYNEIRNFTMEAEQHDDITMVAIRKL